The Toxorhynchites rutilus septentrionalis strain SRP chromosome 3, ASM2978413v1, whole genome shotgun sequence genome includes a region encoding these proteins:
- the LOC129777706 gene encoding chitinase-like protein Idgf4, which produces MRLIGSAVSSVVCLVLALVHSGHSQQSTTKVLCYYDGGNFLIEGLGKVSLNDIETALPFCTHLVYGYAAVDPESNKAISRNPNLDLDTGKGHYRQITQLKRKYPSLKVLLGIGGYRFSAASPKYLELLESGASRITFINSVYALVKTYDFDGIDLAWQFPQNKPKKIRSTAGKLWSGFKKVFSGDSVLDEKADEHREEFTALLRELKNAFRSDGYQLGITVLPHVNATLFMDIPAIINYLDFVNIEAFDMQTSERNPKEADYAAPIYELNDRVAGNNVDGLVRVWLSNNAPASKLIVSIPTHGRGWKLTEDSGLTGVPPLTADGASPAGMQLQQDGFYNWAETCAKLPNPSNTHLKGAEAPLRKIGDPTKRFGSYAFRLADSNGEHGMWVSYEDPDTAGNKAAYVKAKGLGGIAINDLAYDDFRGSCAGEKFPILRAAKFRL; this is translated from the exons ATGAGGCTGATCGGTTCAGCTGTCTCGTCGGTGGTGTGTCTCGTACTGGCACTGGTCCACAGTGGCCACAGTCAACAGTCGACCACCAAGGTCCTGTGTTACTACGATGGCGGAAATTTCCTCATCGAAG gACTTGGTAAAGTCTCGCTCAATGACATCGAAACCGCGCTGCCGTTCTGTACCCATCTAGTCTACGGATATGCCGCTGTTGATCCCGAATCCAACAAAGCCATATCACGCAATCCAAATCTCGATTTGGATACCGGAAAGGGACACTATCGACAGATCACTCAACTGAAACGCAAATATCCCTCGCTCAAGGTGCTGCTGGGAATCGGTGGTTACCGGTTCTCGGCCGCCTCTCCCAAGTATCTTGAACTGCTGGAAAGTGGTGCCTCTCGAATTACTTTCATCAACAGTGTTTACGCACTTGTGAAAACCTACGATTTCGATGGAATCGACCTAGCGTGGCAATTCCCCCAGAATAAACCAAAGAAGATCCGTTCCACTGCGGGTAAATTGTGGTCTGGATTCAAGAAAGTTTTCTCCGGCGATTCAGTGCTGGACGAGAAAGCCGATGAGCATCGCGAGGAATTCACCGCTTTGCTGCGAGAGCTGAAGAATGCCTTCCGGTCGGACGGCTACCAGTTGGGTATCACGGTACTGCCACATGTCAACGCCACTCTGTTCATGGATATACCTGCGATCATCAACTATTTGGACTTTGTCAACATCGAAGCGTTCGATATGCAGACCTCGGAGCGTAACCCGAAGGAAGCCGATTACGCTGCCCCGATCTACGAACTGAACGATCGCGTAGCTGGGAACAACGTTGATGGTTTGGTTCGAGTTTG GTTATCGAACAACGCTCCCGCTTCCAAGCTGATTGTCAGCATTCCAACCCATGGTCGCGGATGGAAGTTGACCGAAGACTCCGGCCTGACTGGGGTGCCTCCGCTCACAGCGGACGGTGCCAGCCCAGCTGGTATGCAGCTCCAGCAGGACGGCTTTTACAACTGGGCCGAAACCTGTGCTAAACTACCGAACCCAAGCAACACCCACTTGAAGGGCGCTGAGGCTCCGCTGCGCAAAATTGGCGATCCAACGAAACGGTTTGGATCGTACGCCTTCCGCCTGGCCGACAGCAACGGTGAACACGGTATGTGGGTTTCCTACGAGGATCCAGATACAGCTGGGAACAAGGCGGCCTACGTGAAAGCGAAGGGACTGGGAGGAATTGCCATCAACGACTTGGCATACGACGATTTCCGAGGAAGTTGCGCAGGGGAGAAGTTCCCAATTCTGCGTGCTGCCAAGTTTAGGCTGTAG